From a single Daphnia pulex isolate KAP4 chromosome 2, ASM2113471v1 genomic region:
- the LOC124188907 gene encoding insulin-like growth factor-binding protein complex acid labile subunit, whose amino-acid sequence MSLDPSWSAARWLVVAVVVLVASPTAVQTFCPSMCQCDDSLLEASCSGSRLDSVPILLNPSLRSLHLAHNRIASLRQSVSFYGELRRLDLSHNVLHSLGLLHFQPLGQLEWLNVSNNLVSSLEMESFAGLRSLTVLDLSANRLTRLTDDLFAELPALVTLILSGNKIQTVATGAFDSLRKLHTLRLEDNNLGHVPSAALAPLAASLRSLYLSKNLIETLEDGTFRHLARLRFLGLNDNAIDRVDPLAFDTLVSLDALDLSFNRLDGVVEAFTASLSPMTHLDLSGNLWRQLPANFLSGLPRLQTLNISYMEYLRSVDPAVFHLSRPSANGSLSSSSVTSSSTSLPVKVLPIVNLVMTNNALWNHLPLGVFHGLDAHLVRLDLSGNAFETLDMGRHHHSADWPHLNYLNVAYNPLQCNCSLLWLWNMLQQRNHSTAVSGGSPAVVVVNVTCSGPPPFSGLPLSSLNQSDLFCSLALPVSIIVLLVISWLVLVAGLVVLVIYWRRRRNATRESRLMIIKSSHHHHQYHHRDLSFQHHNGTSPILGGPVKHQQQYRVDSNSSPALSGHHHVGATIPHYYQHQHPNNLQHQHQHHHFQPGQLAAPSARDEYTYHCAGTIKRIPVTVV is encoded by the coding sequence atgagttTGGATCCAAGTTGGTCGGCCGCCCGTTGGCTGGTAGTGGCCGTCGTGGTGTTGGTCGCTTCTCCGACTGCAGTTCAAACTTTCTGCCCGTCCATGTGCCAATGCGACGACAGTTTATTGGAGGCCAGCTGCTCCGGATCCCGGCTGGACTCTGTGCCAATCCTTTTGAATCCTTCGCTGCGCTCGTTGCATCTGGCCCACAACCGGATCGCCTCGCTCCGACAGTCTGTCAGTTTCTACGGCGAGTTGAGGCGCCTCGATCTCAGCCACAACGTCCTTCACTCGTTGGGTCTGCTCCACTTCCAGCCGCTGGGCCAGCTCGAGTGGCTCAACGTCTCCAACAATTTGGTCTCGTCGCTGGAAATGGAATCGTTTGCCGGATTGCGCTCGCTGACGGTCCTCGATCTCAGCGCCAACCGACTCACCCGACTGACGGACGACCTGTTCGCCGAACTGCCGGCCCTTGTCACGCTCATCCTCAGCGGCAACAAGATCCAAACGGTGGCGACCGGAGCCTTCGACTCGCTCCGTAAACTCCACACGCTGCGGCTGGAGGACAACAATTTGGGTCACGTTCCATCGGCGGCCCTGGCCCCGCTGGCCGCCAGTTTGCGATCGCTCTACCTCAGCAAGAACCTGATTGAGACGCTGGAAGACGGAACTTTCCGCCACTTGGCCCGTCTGCGCTTCCTCGGACTCAACGACAACGCCATCGACCGTGTCGATCCGCTGGCCTTTGACACGCTCGTCTCCCTGGATGCGCTGGATCTGAGTTTCAATCGATTGGATGGCGTCGTCGAGGCTTTTACGGCCAGCCTTTCGCCAATGACCCATCTGGATCTTTCGGGCAATTTGTGGCGACAACTGCCGGCCAACTTCCTGTCAGGACTCCCGCGTCTCCAGACACTCAACATTTCCTACATGGAATATTTGCGCTCGGTCGATCCGGCCGTTTTTCACCTGTCGAGGCCGTCCGCCAACGGATCGCTCAGCAGCTCGTCcgtcacttcttcttctacctcGTTGCCCGTCAAAGTCTTGCCCATCGTCAACCTGGTGATGACCAACAACGCCCTGTGGAATCACTTGCCTTTGGGTGTGTTCCACGGACTGGACGCCCACCTGGTCCGTTTGGATTTGAGCGGCAACGCGTTCGAGACGCTGGACATGGGCCGCCATCACCATTCGGCCGACTGGCCTCATCTGAATTATCTCAACGTGGCCTACAATCCGCTGCAGTGCAACTGCTCGCTCCTCTGGCTGTGGAACATGCTCCAGCAGCGCAATCACTCGACGGCCGTCAGCGGCGGCAGTCcggctgtcgtcgtcgtcaacgtGACGTGCAGTGGTCCGCCACCTTTCAGCGGTCTCCCACTGTCCAGTCTCAACCAATCGGACCTGTTTTGCTCTCTGGCGCTGCCCGTCTCCATCATCGTCCTGTTGGTGATTTCGTGGCTGGTCCTGGTGGCCGGCCTGGTCGTCCTGGTCATCTActggcggaggcggcggaaTGCCACACGGGAGAGCCGTTTGATGATCATCAAATcgagccaccaccaccatcagtATCACCACCGCGATCTCTCGTTCCAGCACCACAATGGGACCAGTCCCATCTTGGGCGGCCCTGTCAAGCACCAGCAACAATACCGGGTGGATAGCAACAGCAGTCCGGCCTTGTCCGGCCATCACCACGTCGGCGCTACCATACCGCATTATTACCAGCACCAGCATCCCAACAATCTTCAACACCAACACCAACACCACCATTTCCAACCAGGCCAGTTGGCGGCCCCATCGGCCAGAGACGAGTACACGTACCATTGCGCCGGAACGATCAAGCGCATCCCCGTGACTGTCGtctga